One segment of Rhodopirellula baltica SH 1 DNA contains the following:
- a CDS encoding fatty acid desaturase family protein, translating to MSGTTPNASCHGFRFSEARALISDLQRPNQAIYWIDFLGSILAGHVFLHGIFLLPWFYGFTPQVWAGMAVCYVLTLILYMRALMFIHELVHLPEKGFTAFRIAWNALCGIFFFVPSFLYYPHVDHHRRKHYGTEHDGEYLPLSNRGPWLIAVFIGQALFLPLLAIFRFLVISPVCWIVPSLRPLVHRHLSTMVVDPFYERPDASPKVMRIVLLQEALCFAWCVWFLIRGGILRDQWLDPFWLIAYAVGVGILVLNEVRTLGAHRWTNDGGEMSFSEQLLDSVNYPNHAWASELWGPIGTRFHALHHLFPRLPYHNLGKAHRRLTEGLPADSIYHQTSAESLFSEIAALWRRSRASEHGDVVPAETSDSNHVVPST from the coding sequence ATGAGCGGCACCACTCCAAACGCCTCCTGTCACGGATTTCGGTTCTCAGAGGCGCGAGCTCTTATCTCCGATTTGCAGCGTCCCAATCAAGCCATCTACTGGATTGACTTTTTGGGCTCGATTTTGGCGGGGCACGTGTTCCTCCACGGCATCTTTTTGTTGCCCTGGTTTTACGGATTCACACCGCAGGTTTGGGCTGGGATGGCCGTGTGCTATGTGTTGACACTCATCCTCTACATGCGGGCGTTGATGTTCATCCATGAACTGGTGCATTTACCCGAGAAAGGGTTCACTGCCTTTCGCATCGCATGGAACGCTCTTTGTGGAATTTTCTTCTTTGTGCCTTCGTTCCTTTACTATCCGCACGTCGACCATCATCGAAGAAAGCACTACGGGACTGAGCACGACGGTGAATATTTGCCTTTGAGCAACCGTGGGCCGTGGTTGATCGCAGTCTTCATTGGGCAAGCGTTGTTTCTGCCCCTGCTGGCGATCTTTCGTTTCCTGGTCATCAGCCCGGTGTGCTGGATCGTGCCGAGTTTGCGACCGCTCGTTCATCGTCACCTCTCAACCATGGTCGTTGATCCCTTTTATGAACGTCCCGATGCATCTCCCAAGGTGATGCGAATCGTGTTGTTACAAGAAGCTTTGTGTTTTGCCTGGTGTGTGTGGTTCCTGATTCGCGGCGGAATTTTGCGAGATCAATGGCTCGATCCGTTTTGGTTGATTGCTTATGCGGTTGGCGTCGGGATTCTCGTGCTGAACGAGGTTCGTACGCTGGGGGCTCATCGATGGACGAATGACGGTGGCGAGATGAGCTTTTCGGAACAGCTGCTGGACTCTGTGAACTATCCCAACCACGCTTGGGCCAGTGAACTATGGGGGCCGATTGGAACCCGTTTTCATGCCTTGCATCACTTATTTCCAAGGCTGCCGTATCACAACTTGGGCAAAGCTCACCGGCGACTCACTGAAGGGTTGCCTGCTGATTCGATTTATCATCAGACTTCTGCGGAATCATTGTTCTCAGAGATCGCGGCGCTTTGGCGACGTTCGAGAGCCTCTGAACACGGCGATGTCGTCCCGGCGGAGACGTCTGATTCCAACCATGTGGTTCCGTCAACTTGA
- a CDS encoding BaiN/RdsA family NAD(P)/FAD-dependent oxidoreductase, with the protein MATQSTGLHIVVVGAGAAGMMAAAVAAQSGARVTLLEKNTKTGVKILMSGGTRCNITHDTDSKGITEAFGHAKRFLQPSIGKFGPSDVIAMFHEMGVETKREETGKIFPVSNRAIDVRDALHQSMLDAGVRLELRCAVQSILPPSDSSRQWRISFEQNGCADEIFADRVIVTSGGRSWPGCGTTGDGYDWLRALGHTIVATRPALVPLVGGTNATQALSGLTLPDVNVSVFTPDHRSGKKPKVQRRSSWLFTHFGFSGPAAMDVSGVMTAYERIQDSVMRLDLVPELSEAELREVLGRRSGEAGKRTVANVLQQWVPSRLALAICEESHPTNANCKLAELPNKDANLMIEKLKRWHLPVNGTRGFAKAEVTAGGVKLSEVDPRTMQSRLAKGLFIAGEILDVDGWIGGYNFQAAFSTGRAAGLAAVQTDDA; encoded by the coding sequence GTGGCCACCCAATCAACCGGTCTCCACATCGTCGTCGTGGGAGCCGGGGCGGCGGGAATGATGGCTGCTGCCGTGGCCGCTCAATCGGGCGCACGCGTCACGCTGCTCGAAAAAAACACCAAAACGGGCGTGAAAATCCTGATGTCCGGCGGCACTCGCTGCAACATCACTCACGACACCGACTCCAAGGGCATTACCGAAGCGTTCGGTCACGCGAAACGTTTTTTGCAACCGAGCATTGGCAAGTTTGGCCCCTCTGATGTCATCGCGATGTTTCACGAAATGGGCGTGGAAACCAAACGCGAAGAGACGGGCAAAATTTTTCCTGTTAGCAACCGGGCCATCGACGTCCGGGACGCTCTGCATCAATCCATGCTGGATGCCGGAGTCCGTTTGGAACTGCGTTGCGCGGTCCAAAGCATTCTTCCGCCGTCGGACTCATCCCGCCAGTGGCGAATCAGTTTCGAGCAAAACGGTTGTGCCGACGAGATCTTCGCCGACCGAGTCATCGTGACATCCGGCGGAAGAAGTTGGCCAGGGTGCGGAACGACAGGAGACGGGTACGATTGGTTGCGAGCCCTCGGGCACACAATCGTGGCGACGCGTCCCGCACTGGTTCCTTTGGTGGGCGGCACGAATGCAACCCAAGCTCTATCCGGCCTAACGCTGCCTGACGTCAACGTCTCAGTCTTCACTCCTGACCATCGATCAGGCAAGAAGCCTAAGGTTCAACGACGGTCCTCCTGGCTATTCACCCATTTTGGTTTCTCGGGCCCGGCTGCGATGGATGTCAGTGGTGTCATGACTGCTTACGAGCGGATCCAAGATTCGGTTATGCGATTGGATTTGGTTCCTGAACTCAGTGAAGCCGAACTCCGCGAAGTCCTTGGCCGCCGGTCGGGCGAAGCTGGCAAACGGACGGTGGCGAACGTTTTGCAACAATGGGTGCCATCTCGCTTAGCACTCGCGATCTGCGAAGAAAGCCATCCGACCAATGCAAACTGCAAGCTCGCAGAGTTGCCGAACAAAGACGCCAATTTGATGATCGAAAAACTCAAACGTTGGCACCTACCAGTCAATGGAACCCGTGGATTCGCGAAAGCAGAAGTCACTGCCGGCGGTGTCAAACTGAGCGAAGTCGATCCGCGAACGATGCAAAGTCGATTGGCAAAAGGCCTCTTTATCGCCGGCGAAATTTTGGACGTTGACGGCTGGATTGGAGGGTACAACTTCCAAGCCGCCTTCAGCACGGGCCGCGCCGCCGGACTGGCCGCGGTACAAACAGACGATGCTTGA
- a CDS encoding Gfo/Idh/MocA family protein, with the protein MSSNANTPMRAAILGVGFMGWIHTLAYQRSTTAELVGFASRDAKKRAGDWRGIQGNFGPPGEQWDVSGLNVSENLDGLLEDDSIDLIDVCLPPHLHVDAIKKILASGKKVLCEKPLALNSDAARSLLNIAEPGQLMVAHILPFMPAFRFLVEAKSDGRFGDPITGRFSRTISPPDWIPDFYDPEKVGGPLIDLQVHDAHLARVLFGMPAAAHCVSHNQQGVPKRYETILEYSPSADSYGVTPVVSLAGGVIDSPARGFTHGYEVSFEKATVRFEFAAYGDGSSDTIPLTVMHNDGQLERPGLGEQDPIDGFVSEIDAAAAVVAGGPLHPVLDAQLATDALTICEMQMASRRS; encoded by the coding sequence ATGTCTTCGAACGCCAACACCCCCATGCGTGCCGCCATCTTAGGCGTCGGATTCATGGGTTGGATCCACACGCTCGCTTACCAACGCAGTACGACCGCGGAGTTGGTTGGTTTTGCTAGCCGAGATGCAAAAAAGCGAGCAGGTGATTGGCGAGGTATCCAGGGCAACTTTGGACCGCCCGGTGAACAATGGGATGTGTCCGGACTAAACGTCAGCGAGAACCTGGACGGACTTTTGGAAGATGATTCCATCGATCTGATCGATGTATGTTTGCCACCTCATCTTCACGTCGATGCCATCAAAAAAATCTTGGCATCCGGCAAGAAAGTGCTGTGTGAGAAACCGCTCGCATTGAATTCGGACGCGGCACGTTCGCTTCTGAACATTGCTGAACCAGGGCAATTGATGGTCGCTCATATTCTGCCATTCATGCCCGCCTTTCGCTTCCTCGTCGAAGCAAAATCCGACGGTCGCTTTGGCGATCCCATCACAGGTCGATTCTCTCGGACGATCAGTCCACCGGATTGGATTCCTGATTTCTATGACCCCGAAAAAGTTGGCGGTCCCCTGATCGACTTGCAGGTGCATGACGCCCACTTGGCTCGCGTGTTGTTCGGAATGCCAGCGGCGGCTCACTGCGTCAGCCACAACCAACAAGGCGTTCCCAAGCGATACGAAACGATTCTGGAATATTCTCCGTCAGCCGATTCTTATGGTGTCACACCCGTGGTCAGTCTGGCCGGCGGCGTGATCGACTCCCCGGCTCGCGGATTCACCCATGGTTATGAGGTCTCATTCGAAAAGGCCACTGTGCGTTTTGAATTTGCCGCTTATGGCGATGGTTCCTCGGACACGATTCCTCTGACTGTCATGCACAACGATGGACAACTAGAACGCCCCGGTTTAGGCGAGCAAGATCCGATTGATGGTTTCGTCAGTGAGATCGATGCGGCCGCAGCGGTCGTCGCGGGCGGACCCTTGCATCCGGTGCTTGACGCACAACTCGCAACTGATGCTTTAACGATTTGCGAAATGCAAATGGCGAGTCGCCGTTCATGA
- the larE gene encoding ATP-dependent sacrificial sulfur transferase LarE, protein MTDVQQLADQLIAHLKEMGGLVVAFSGGVDSSVVAAAAHRTGRDVVAVTAQSPAVARWQLDWARRVAEQVGITHQFVSTDESDRSSYRRNHSDRCFYCKQTLYEFLTPIAEQRGATIVSGTNADDLGDHRPGITAGTQARVQTPLADLGIGKSAVRQLAAHFDLENADLPASPCLASRIAYHVEVTPERLQRIETAEAWLRERGVSDCRVRLHADELARIEVPQHEFAKVLDWTQNEDLVGSFITMGFRYVTLELGGLSSGSQNRGLSEPELVQLTPDRPISMSNSSSSRQPSHGESSPNGTKALS, encoded by the coding sequence ATGACCGATGTTCAACAACTTGCCGACCAACTGATCGCTCACTTGAAAGAGATGGGCGGATTGGTTGTTGCGTTTTCGGGTGGCGTCGACAGCAGCGTTGTTGCGGCGGCGGCGCATCGAACGGGTCGCGATGTTGTTGCAGTCACTGCTCAGTCACCGGCCGTCGCTCGGTGGCAACTGGATTGGGCTCGCCGCGTGGCCGAGCAAGTTGGAATCACGCATCAGTTTGTTTCGACCGATGAATCGGACCGATCGTCTTACCGGAGGAACCACTCGGACCGCTGCTTCTATTGCAAACAAACGCTTTATGAATTCCTAACGCCAATCGCTGAGCAACGCGGTGCGACGATCGTCTCCGGAACCAACGCGGATGACCTAGGCGATCACCGTCCGGGCATCACCGCGGGCACTCAGGCTCGTGTCCAAACACCGTTGGCCGATCTGGGAATTGGCAAGTCGGCAGTCCGTCAATTGGCCGCTCATTTCGATTTGGAAAATGCGGACCTTCCGGCTTCCCCGTGTTTGGCCAGCCGCATCGCGTATCACGTTGAAGTCACACCTGAACGATTGCAACGGATTGAAACTGCCGAAGCATGGCTCCGCGAACGTGGCGTCTCGGATTGCCGGGTTCGGCTGCACGCAGACGAATTGGCCAGAATCGAAGTTCCCCAACATGAATTCGCCAAGGTCCTGGATTGGACACAAAACGAAGATTTGGTTGGCTCATTCATTACAATGGGCTTTCGATATGTCACCTTGGAGTTAGGTGGCCTGTCCAGCGGAAGTCAAAACCGCGGATTGTCCGAACCTGAACTGGTTCAACTGACACCCGACCGGCCGATTTCCATGTCCAACTCATCTTCGTCTCGCCAACCAAGTCACGGCGAGTCTTCCCCCAACGGCACAAAGGCACTTTCGTGA
- the rph gene encoding ribonuclease PH translates to MNSATDSARPHDQIRPVEIECGYLESNPASVLYKSGKTIVLCTASVETNVPPWMEGRGKGWVTAEYNMLPGSTSPRKRRDRSGKVDGRTTEIQRLIGRSLRAIVDLHALGERSITVDCDVLQADGGTRTASITGGYIALSLAVSQLAAIPELDPPVDPTAVLRDSVAAISVGVIGEDVVLDLDYRLDSAADVDMNVIMTGSGRFIELQGTGEEATFDDVQLAELLRLGKIGIAELTKLQKAQLVTV, encoded by the coding sequence ATGAACTCCGCCACCGATTCCGCCCGCCCCCACGATCAAATCCGCCCCGTCGAAATCGAATGCGGGTACTTAGAATCCAACCCCGCCAGCGTTCTTTACAAAAGCGGTAAAACGATCGTGCTTTGCACAGCATCGGTCGAAACGAACGTTCCGCCGTGGATGGAAGGTCGGGGCAAAGGTTGGGTGACCGCCGAATACAACATGTTGCCGGGCAGCACGAGCCCACGAAAGCGACGCGACCGGAGCGGCAAAGTGGACGGCCGGACGACAGAAATTCAACGTTTGATCGGACGCAGCCTGCGCGCGATCGTTGATCTGCATGCCCTGGGGGAACGTTCCATCACGGTCGATTGTGACGTTCTTCAAGCCGATGGCGGCACCCGCACCGCTTCGATCACCGGCGGCTACATCGCGTTGTCTTTGGCAGTGTCGCAATTGGCGGCGATTCCTGAACTCGATCCTCCCGTCGACCCAACCGCCGTTCTTCGCGATTCTGTCGCAGCGATCAGCGTGGGTGTCATCGGCGAAGATGTCGTCTTGGATCTGGACTACCGACTGGACTCGGCTGCCGACGTCGACATGAACGTGATCATGACCGGTTCGGGTCGCTTCATTGAACTGCAAGGCACCGGCGAAGAAGCCACGTTTGACGACGTTCAATTGGCAGAACTTCTGCGTTTGGGCAAAATTGGTATCGCCGAATTGACCAAACTCCAAAAAGCTCAACTGGTAACCGTGTAG
- a CDS encoding GAF domain-containing protein, with protein MIQNLLAPTMNFREASRVVLEHLQSTTGLALWMITRTEDEAWIVLDRSDPNDVYPVDSGDMIQWSDSYCQHMIEGTAPQIARHAQQIPLFAQSKISQKLPIAAYAGVPILDRDGELFGTLCGIDPEIQSEQFEDHLPLIQLLARLLGGYLSMELQLQSLQRKSDRNSLHQMVDPTTSYFNREGWSRLIQRERERANRLGRPSNVLRVDIKFNAQTKLSEIVSAIKDEFGSDYLIGHLATDQFEILLEDHEMSLVIERGRSIQDRLATRGIASDYNAFNLKITETAPA; from the coding sequence ATGATTCAGAATCTGCTCGCGCCCACGATGAATTTTCGTGAAGCAAGCCGCGTCGTGCTCGAGCACCTCCAGTCAACCACGGGGTTGGCACTTTGGATGATCACCCGCACGGAGGACGAAGCTTGGATCGTCCTGGACCGCTCCGATCCCAACGACGTTTATCCCGTCGACTCGGGCGACATGATCCAGTGGTCCGATTCTTATTGCCAGCACATGATCGAAGGCACGGCACCTCAGATCGCCCGGCATGCTCAGCAGATCCCGCTCTTTGCTCAGTCCAAAATCTCTCAAAAGCTCCCGATTGCTGCCTACGCCGGCGTCCCAATTCTGGACCGCGATGGCGAATTGTTTGGCACGCTGTGTGGCATCGATCCGGAGATCCAATCAGAACAGTTCGAAGATCACCTGCCGTTGATCCAACTGCTGGCTCGATTGCTGGGTGGCTATCTTTCAATGGAATTGCAATTGCAATCGCTGCAGCGAAAAAGCGATCGCAATTCCTTGCATCAAATGGTTGACCCGACAACGAGCTACTTCAACCGGGAAGGTTGGAGCCGATTGATTCAACGAGAACGCGAACGTGCGAATCGTTTGGGAAGACCTTCAAACGTGCTTCGAGTTGATATCAAGTTCAACGCTCAAACCAAATTGTCTGAGATCGTTTCGGCGATCAAAGATGAATTCGGGTCCGACTATTTGATTGGGCACCTCGCGACGGACCAATTCGAAATCTTGCTTGAAGACCACGAAATGTCGCTGGTGATTGAACGAGGACGTTCAATTCAAGATCGATTGGCAACGCGCGGAATCGCTTCGGACTACAACGCGTTCAATCTCAAGATCACCGAAACCGCTCCTGCGTAA
- a CDS encoding transcriptional regulator, with the protein MVQQVSAAIHRLAYRRPFTEDRRVVDRWLNTHFSVILTTGMLESGSNRFDAPSIELPVESLRGSLTELRLESGVFLLDRERRLIAWNQALEDLFVEVEFTATETLPSGLPGEMVQMLLGGSELIALGAFELDYSFQSKDDRGRMCVWDVSSIRREFHSGGSAISATLVRPVALLKADATEEGLSLSESLLVYQQFDSVDRQICEAIAMGDTTGDIATMVGLTRRSVEVRRAKILERLQFTRPVEIVRLLVRLEENGLL; encoded by the coding sequence ATGGTCCAGCAGGTATCCGCCGCGATTCATCGATTGGCCTACCGTCGTCCATTCACGGAGGATCGACGGGTGGTGGATCGTTGGCTGAATACTCATTTCAGCGTTATCTTGACCACCGGCATGCTTGAGAGTGGATCGAATCGTTTTGATGCGCCCTCGATTGAGTTGCCAGTCGAATCCCTGCGCGGGTCACTCACCGAACTGCGATTGGAGTCGGGTGTGTTCTTACTGGACCGCGAGCGGAGGTTGATCGCTTGGAACCAAGCTCTCGAAGATCTGTTCGTCGAGGTGGAGTTCACCGCTACCGAAACGTTGCCATCCGGGTTGCCCGGCGAGATGGTTCAAATGTTGTTAGGTGGAAGCGAGTTGATCGCCCTGGGAGCGTTTGAATTGGACTACTCGTTTCAATCCAAAGACGACCGCGGACGAATGTGTGTTTGGGATGTCAGTAGCATTCGGCGCGAGTTCCATTCGGGCGGCAGCGCAATCAGTGCAACGCTTGTTCGCCCGGTTGCGCTTTTGAAGGCTGATGCGACGGAAGAGGGTTTGTCGCTGAGTGAGTCGTTGTTGGTCTATCAACAATTCGACTCGGTCGATCGTCAAATTTGCGAAGCGATCGCGATGGGAGATACCACCGGGGACATCGCCACAATGGTCGGGCTGACTCGGCGTTCGGTCGAAGTTCGCCGTGCGAAGATCCTGGAACGTTTGCAATTCACGCGGCCGGTCGAGATTGTCCGGTTGTTGGTGCGTTTGGAAGAGAACGGCTTGCTTTAA
- a CDS encoding aminotransferase class IV, with protein MSDRSHTLGEANIESFATHTAYFCCPAWGVREWRSFDQISLPISDLGFRQGVTAVERLRTYGGMVFCAEQHLLRLRETLRLLKIENGPSTGQLERLIEECLKLNTELVRQVDVGMTIWVTAGSSKFDPTWAVHLNAIDHEAVADRQMHGQPIVITNVVQPPMESWPRQAKVRNRLHYYLADLEAKQVDPDATGMLLDLDGSVTESSVANVAIVREGRLVVPPEKKVLKGVTIGLLRQWANVQGISCLESPLMPDDLHAADEILLAGTDTGVWFASNCTQGGDLRQRGAVCRMMQEKLLRSANRPNSGV; from the coding sequence TTGAGCGACCGTTCGCATACGCTCGGAGAAGCGAACATCGAATCGTTTGCTACGCACACCGCCTACTTTTGTTGTCCCGCATGGGGCGTCAGAGAATGGCGATCGTTTGATCAGATCTCATTGCCCATCAGCGATTTGGGTTTCCGCCAGGGTGTGACCGCAGTCGAACGGCTTCGAACCTATGGCGGAATGGTTTTCTGTGCCGAGCAGCATTTGCTGAGACTGCGTGAGACGCTTCGATTGTTGAAGATCGAAAATGGGCCTTCCACCGGTCAGCTCGAGAGGTTGATTGAGGAATGTTTGAAATTGAACACTGAGTTGGTCCGGCAGGTTGATGTGGGGATGACCATTTGGGTGACCGCGGGATCATCCAAGTTTGATCCCACCTGGGCTGTGCACCTCAACGCGATCGACCACGAGGCGGTGGCAGATCGTCAAATGCATGGTCAGCCCATCGTCATCACGAATGTGGTCCAGCCACCGATGGAGTCGTGGCCTCGCCAGGCGAAAGTTCGAAATCGCTTGCACTACTATCTTGCTGATCTCGAAGCAAAGCAGGTCGATCCCGACGCGACGGGGATGCTGCTGGATTTGGACGGCAGTGTGACAGAGTCGAGTGTGGCGAACGTCGCGATTGTCCGCGAAGGTCGATTGGTCGTCCCACCGGAAAAAAAAGTGTTAAAAGGAGTGACGATTGGCCTCCTTCGGCAGTGGGCGAATGTGCAGGGGATCTCGTGTCTGGAGTCGCCTTTAATGCCGGATGACCTTCATGCAGCTGATGAGATTTTGCTTGCAGGGACGGATACGGGCGTTTGGTTTGCCAGCAATTGCACACAGGGGGGGGATCTGCGTCAGAGAGGGGCGGTCTGCCGAATGATGCAGGAAAAGTTACTGCGATCTGCGAACCGCCCGAACAGCGGGGTCTAG
- a CDS encoding serine/threonine protein kinase, which translates to MGDYQVLRRLGSGGMADVYAAKHLKLRRDAALKVLRRTPQTSQEDLQRFEREAQAAACLNHPSIVQVYEIGDHQGTHFIAQELIDGSNLKQCLQKSGQFTAKEGIEILRCVTEALVVAHAARVTHRDIKPENIMRSGDGAIKVTDFGLARVLSNTDASAVDLTRAGLTLGTPRYMSPEQIQGHKVDGRSDLYSLGVTLYHLLAGQPPFDAEEPLALAVKHLHEMPQPLDHARGSSDLPPWLVATIMRLLRKTPGERFASAMELLDVIRANISPSESGLPATPVGNGSCSNGTTSIDSDRTSAAVNYLGSTSATIQLQRVTDAIANDRRHDTMRWVGVIALAGIAALAGWGIAIWTQAPSVAQTIGVPRVTRTASIEDQYWQAISLDSVPAWKAVEDYFPKDEITPEEEIYHLKAALQLARLLIDEQRWPEASAALAGVEQSANTSRLYRALALVMRYQIQMGIGARRDANETKNKLRNLVDELRNEKSQVLETFRALVPLSDRLELGLDEPAVIDGPSDRRSAVEFNRLFSPRIG; encoded by the coding sequence GTGGGTGACTACCAAGTCTTGCGCCGCTTGGGCAGCGGTGGCATGGCGGACGTTTACGCAGCCAAACATTTGAAGCTCCGACGAGATGCTGCGTTGAAAGTGTTGCGACGCACACCACAAACCAGTCAAGAAGATCTGCAACGATTCGAACGTGAAGCACAAGCCGCGGCTTGCCTCAATCATCCCAGCATCGTTCAGGTGTATGAAATCGGTGACCATCAGGGCACCCACTTCATCGCGCAAGAGTTGATCGACGGTTCAAATCTCAAACAGTGCTTGCAAAAATCAGGGCAATTCACCGCGAAGGAAGGGATTGAAATTCTTCGCTGTGTGACGGAGGCGCTCGTGGTCGCCCATGCTGCTAGAGTCACTCACCGCGACATCAAGCCTGAGAACATCATGCGTTCGGGTGACGGTGCGATCAAAGTCACCGACTTCGGGTTGGCACGTGTGTTGTCCAACACCGACGCCAGTGCGGTGGATCTGACTCGGGCGGGTTTGACACTCGGCACACCTCGCTACATGAGTCCCGAACAAATCCAAGGGCACAAGGTCGACGGCCGAAGCGACCTCTATTCGCTCGGCGTGACCTTGTATCACTTGCTGGCCGGTCAGCCACCCTTTGATGCCGAAGAACCCCTGGCGTTAGCGGTCAAGCATTTGCACGAAATGCCGCAACCGCTCGACCATGCTCGCGGATCGTCTGACCTACCGCCTTGGTTGGTCGCCACAATCATGCGTTTGCTGCGAAAGACACCGGGTGAACGATTCGCATCTGCAATGGAACTGCTCGACGTTATTCGAGCCAACATATCGCCTTCCGAATCTGGCTTGCCGGCAACGCCAGTCGGAAACGGCTCGTGCTCCAATGGAACGACTTCAATCGATTCCGATCGCACATCCGCTGCTGTGAACTATTTGGGATCCACCTCCGCGACAATTCAACTTCAACGAGTCACCGATGCGATTGCAAACGATCGACGACACGACACGATGCGGTGGGTCGGTGTGATCGCGTTAGCAGGCATTGCCGCGCTGGCTGGATGGGGAATCGCGATCTGGACCCAAGCTCCATCGGTTGCTCAAACCATCGGAGTCCCCAGGGTCACGCGCACCGCCAGTATCGAAGATCAATATTGGCAAGCCATCTCGCTGGACAGCGTGCCAGCATGGAAAGCGGTGGAGGATTACTTTCCCAAAGACGAGATCACTCCCGAAGAGGAAATCTATCATTTGAAAGCGGCACTGCAGCTTGCGAGATTGCTGATCGACGAGCAACGCTGGCCCGAAGCATCGGCGGCGCTTGCCGGGGTCGAACAGTCCGCCAACACGTCGCGACTCTATCGCGCACTCGCGTTGGTCATGCGATACCAAATCCAAATGGGCATCGGTGCTCGAAGAGACGCCAATGAAACCAAGAACAAACTTCGCAACTTGGTCGATGAATTAAGAAACGAAAAATCACAGGTCTTGGAAACGTTTCGCGCGTTGGTGCCGTTGTCAGATCGCTTGGAATTAGGACTCGACGAGCCCGCGGTGATCGACGGCCCGAGCGATCGAAGATCCGCAGTTGAATTCAATCGACTTTTCTCGCCGCGAATCGGTTGA